The following proteins are co-located in the Lacticaseibacillus paracasei subsp. paracasei genome:
- a CDS encoding DUF1883 domain-containing protein codes for MVQVPYYDNPGGALAVTVELPHAANVYLVDQANFNAHQRGDHFTYFGGHYDESPVTIRVSGAGRWYLIAENGSGEQYRYTWSK; via the coding sequence ATGGTGCAAGTCCCTTATTATGACAATCCGGGCGGAGCTCTAGCTGTTACAGTCGAACTTCCGCACGCTGCGAACGTTTACTTGGTGGATCAAGCAAACTTCAACGCTCACCAACGTGGTGACCACTTTACATATTTCGGAGGTCACTATGATGAGTCCCCAGTTACAATTCGGGTTTCTGGAGCTGGCCGTTGGTATCTGATTGCCGAAAATGGGTCAGGCGAACAATACCGTTACACCTGGTCTAAATAG
- a CDS encoding DUF771 domain-containing protein, with protein MPLLQVVEDDQISSKKYLAVEEEELAKMIEENQELKRKLAARGMWTLTTATSYVEGHNNTWVVNNILNVPRFHKFLQDTVVSYPPPGKKGYLFHPKPWLDFLDKWFPEISRSLREKGK; from the coding sequence ATGCCGTTGTTGCAGGTTGTTGAAGATGATCAGATTTCAAGCAAAAAGTATTTAGCGGTTGAAGAAGAAGAACTGGCAAAGATGATTGAGGAGAACCAAGAGTTAAAACGCAAGCTAGCAGCACGAGGCATGTGGACGCTCACCACCGCAACAAGCTATGTCGAAGGACATAACAACACGTGGGTAGTTAACAATATCTTGAACGTCCCACGCTTCCACAAGTTCTTGCAAGATACCGTGGTTTCATATCCACCGCCTGGCAAAAAGGGGTATCTGTTTCATCCGAAACCATGGCTCGACTTCTTAGACAAATGGTTCCCAGAGATTTCAAGGTCGC